One genomic window of Leptospira harrisiae includes the following:
- the argB gene encoding acetylglutamate kinase encodes MNHHSEKINHILEALPYLIKYSGKTIVIKYGGAAMVEEELKASFAEDIVLLKYLGINPVVVHGGGPEINALIKSLNLNTQFVRGHRVTDEATMEVVEMVLTGKVNKQIVSLIQEKGGKPVGLSGKDGGLAIAEKYLMEVEADDGKVQKVDLGLVGEVTEVDSNILLTLQREGFIPIISPVAMSKEGQTLNINADTMAGAIAEALHADKLILLTDTPGILIDGQLVTGLKKADIHEHIKSGQISGGMIPKVECCLRAIDSGVKRAHIIDGRVAHSVLIEILTNQGIGSLIEQG; translated from the coding sequence ATGAACCACCATTCTGAAAAAATCAATCATATCTTGGAAGCTCTTCCCTATTTGATCAAATATTCTGGGAAAACCATCGTTATCAAGTATGGCGGGGCTGCCATGGTGGAAGAAGAATTAAAAGCATCTTTTGCTGAAGATATTGTACTCCTCAAATATTTAGGGATCAATCCAGTTGTTGTCCACGGTGGTGGACCGGAAATCAATGCCCTGATCAAGTCTCTCAACCTCAATACGCAGTTCGTTCGTGGACATAGGGTTACAGATGAAGCCACAATGGAAGTGGTGGAAATGGTTCTCACGGGAAAAGTGAACAAACAAATTGTTTCTCTCATCCAAGAAAAAGGAGGAAAACCCGTTGGTCTCTCTGGAAAAGATGGTGGGCTTGCCATCGCTGAAAAATACTTGATGGAAGTGGAAGCAGATGATGGAAAAGTTCAGAAAGTGGACTTAGGTCTTGTTGGCGAAGTGACCGAAGTAGATTCCAATATTTTACTCACCTTACAACGTGAAGGTTTCATCCCTATCATCTCACCTGTTGCTATGTCCAAAGAGGGACAAACCTTAAATATCAATGCTGATACGATGGCTGGAGCCATCGCTGAAGCACTTCATGCTGACAAACTCATTTTACTCACTGACACTCCGGGTATTCTGATTGATGGGCAATTGGTAACGGGTCTCAAAAAGGCAGACATTCACGAGCATATAAAAAGTGGACAGATCTCTGGTGGCATGATACCAAAAGTAGAATGTTGTTTGCGAGCCATTGACTCTGGAGTCAAAAGAGCGCACATCATTGACGGTAGAGTTGCCCATTCCGTCTTAATTGAAATTTTAACCAACCAAGGGATTGGAAGTTTAATCGAACAAGGATAG
- a CDS encoding methyl-accepting chemotaxis protein — protein sequence MRNNKNKFEVINEKYEISKQLNRLDGFLVTILIGLVVTVIVQLMVASSPSPFPIFIGITTFALTISFLYLTYKKRKFVKLWAGERSQSVDPVLLLSGYGIDIQDYSESLLENCSSLHNRLDAISQHIVDLNDKIHTTGQDIDRVYQIVSQLATEEVKLMEAVGKTSEEIDIMFDIVNIVIAEIQSRNETMENLVFLSKDGRTKVADTNKTIKKFSESSGNILKLIDFINGVSKETNLLAINAAIEATHSGSESKGFTVIADEIGKLSTVTANNAKQITKILKENINDYGKAEKLGIESGNAFQFIADEIHIVHGTIAEVIQSIHELKSRGSAILSKAKTLDDVAERVRDTSGEVYGEIVTIHTNLEDVQGLSDTIQKECEEIHSAQREILLLTGNLKRQLKEISNQTDEILGVS from the coding sequence ATGAGAAATAATAAAAATAAATTTGAAGTCATTAACGAAAAATATGAGATCTCCAAACAACTGAACCGTCTGGATGGATTCCTAGTAACAATACTCATTGGGCTTGTTGTAACTGTCATTGTTCAACTTATGGTTGCCAGTTCCCCTTCTCCCTTCCCGATTTTTATTGGCATAACTACTTTTGCACTCACCATTTCATTTTTGTATCTAACATACAAAAAAAGAAAATTCGTAAAGTTATGGGCTGGCGAAAGGTCTCAATCAGTGGATCCCGTGCTTTTACTATCTGGATACGGAATCGACATTCAAGATTATTCAGAATCCTTATTAGAAAATTGTTCCTCTCTCCATAATCGGTTGGATGCAATCAGCCAACATATTGTTGACCTAAACGATAAAATTCATACTACAGGGCAAGATATCGACCGTGTGTATCAAATTGTTTCCCAACTCGCTACTGAGGAAGTAAAACTAATGGAAGCAGTTGGAAAAACATCGGAAGAAATCGATATCATGTTTGATATCGTAAACATAGTCATCGCTGAAATCCAAAGTCGAAATGAAACAATGGAGAATTTAGTTTTTTTAAGTAAGGATGGAAGAACCAAAGTTGCGGACACAAATAAAACCATTAAAAAATTCAGTGAATCATCTGGAAATATATTGAAGTTGATCGATTTTATCAACGGGGTTTCCAAAGAAACAAACCTCCTTGCCATCAATGCAGCCATTGAAGCCACTCATTCTGGATCGGAAAGCAAAGGTTTTACAGTGATTGCAGATGAAATTGGAAAACTATCAACTGTCACCGCAAACAATGCAAAACAAATCACAAAAATCTTAAAAGAAAATATCAATGATTATGGAAAAGCAGAAAAACTAGGTATTGAATCAGGCAATGCGTTTCAATTCATCGCTGACGAAATTCATATAGTTCATGGAACCATTGCTGAAGTCATTCAATCCATCCACGAATTAAAATCGAGAGGTTCTGCCATTCTATCAAAAGCGAAAACTCTGGATGATGTAGCAGAACGAGTGAGGGATACATCCGGAGAGGTTTATGGTGAAATTGTTACCATTCACACAAATTTGGAAGATGTCCAAGGACTATCAGATACCATCCAAAAGGAATGTGAAGAAATTCATAGTGCACAACGTGAGATTTTACTACTCACTGGAAATTTAAAAAGGCAACTCAAAGAAATTTCAAATCAAACCGACGAAATTTTGGGTGTATCTTAA
- a CDS encoding carbon-nitrogen hydrolase family protein — MKFKAAAVQVTSTARISNNLTKCRQLVEEAASAGAKVIGLPENFSFMGNELEKKNLLGQIEEETNAFLQETAKDLGIYLLGGGFPTKAPTGKVYNTAVIINPKGKEVFRYHKAHLFNAVVGDGFNYSESKSTESGGKVPDVIQTEYGKISSAICYDIRFPELFRALSEKGVELCFLPAAFTVPTGEAHWHVLLRARAIENFMYVLAPGQTGTHDSHGNRKTFGHSLIISPWGEILDEIHTEEGFAIAEIDLQKLSDIRNQLPSLNHRLF, encoded by the coding sequence ATGAAATTTAAAGCCGCCGCAGTGCAAGTCACAAGTACAGCAAGAATCTCAAATAACCTAACTAAGTGTAGGCAACTTGTGGAAGAGGCAGCAAGTGCGGGAGCAAAAGTCATTGGCCTACCCGAAAACTTTTCTTTTATGGGAAACGAATTGGAGAAAAAAAATCTCCTGGGCCAAATCGAAGAAGAAACAAATGCTTTTTTACAAGAGACTGCAAAAGACCTAGGGATCTATCTCCTCGGAGGAGGATTCCCAACAAAAGCACCTACAGGCAAAGTTTATAATACTGCTGTCATCATAAATCCGAAAGGTAAGGAAGTATTTCGTTATCATAAGGCACATTTATTCAACGCCGTGGTGGGTGATGGGTTTAATTATAGCGAATCAAAATCGACTGAAAGTGGGGGAAAAGTTCCTGATGTCATCCAAACCGAATACGGAAAAATTTCCTCAGCCATTTGTTATGACATTCGTTTTCCAGAGTTATTTCGAGCACTGTCTGAAAAAGGAGTAGAACTTTGTTTTTTGCCAGCAGCATTTACAGTGCCGACAGGTGAGGCCCATTGGCATGTTTTGCTTCGTGCACGGGCCATCGAAAATTTTATGTATGTTTTAGCACCAGGACAAACGGGAACACACGACTCACATGGGAATCGTAAAACCTTTGGTCATTCTCTCATCATTTCTCCTTGGGGGGAAATTTTAGATGAGATTCATACAGAGGAAGGATTTGCAATTGCGGAAATAGACCTACAGAAGTTAAGCGATATCAGAAACCAACTTCCGAGTTTAAACCACCGTCTATTTTAA
- a CDS encoding SpoIIE family protein phosphatase has translation MPTKLLTLGLISDITSRINSQEDLNTLLGEIMGITRDVLQTEGSSLLLYDKENDQLVFNTTSGLKEESLAHLTVPRGKGIAGMVLETLKPEIVNDAANDPRIFKAIDQKVGYVTRNLLCVPMIAQGEVQGVLEAVNSLDNRDFNHTDIKILKYLSNLAAIAVKNRLLIDSLNLRANELNGLFQISQALANIQSSDEFMDLAVKTISEVLQVDRVSLHFEKIEKKGLPRTKSKGFSDQIHDEDVEVLLFADKADWMFKGYKIITANSPQGIQLTHKGLFQHSMILFPILKNKEWLGSLVVSDKTSRTRFDEMDIRILRTLTNQVGEAYTALQVKIQSERLKNIDRDMQVAAMIQKHSLPIIPKQYSLLEFDTYYQASREIGGDFYDMVVHGKDEVSVIIADVSGKGTPAALFMEFSKTVLQQEVAKTTSTSEALFNANQILQDKSGFLMFVTAMLVRINMTKKELTYSSAGHNLQIIYRKKHHKIQHLSGKGQPMGIGNCEFSEHTVSYLPGDLLVLYTDGVTEAMNTKEELFSEERLESVILSHINDPPEVIRQAILQKVSEFVGEAEPHDDLSLFIIRLN, from the coding sequence ATGCCTACTAAACTACTGACATTAGGTCTGATTTCAGACATCACAAGCCGTATTAATTCACAGGAAGATCTGAATACACTTCTCGGAGAGATTATGGGAATCACTCGTGATGTTCTTCAAACGGAAGGTTCTTCCTTACTCCTATATGATAAAGAAAACGATCAGTTGGTATTTAATACAACTAGTGGTTTAAAAGAAGAATCACTAGCCCACCTAACAGTTCCTAGAGGGAAAGGGATTGCGGGAATGGTACTCGAAACTCTTAAACCGGAAATTGTAAATGATGCTGCCAATGACCCTAGGATTTTTAAAGCTATCGACCAAAAGGTTGGTTACGTCACAAGGAATCTACTTTGTGTCCCTATGATTGCCCAAGGAGAAGTACAAGGTGTACTCGAAGCAGTAAACTCCCTCGACAATCGTGATTTCAATCATACAGATATTAAAATTTTAAAATACCTTTCTAATTTAGCTGCCATTGCGGTAAAAAATCGCCTTCTCATTGATAGTCTCAATTTAAGAGCTAATGAACTTAACGGATTGTTTCAAATCTCTCAAGCTCTTGCCAATATCCAAAGTTCAGATGAATTCATGGATTTGGCTGTCAAAACCATTTCGGAAGTTTTACAAGTAGATAGAGTTTCTCTTCACTTTGAAAAGATTGAGAAAAAAGGACTGCCTCGTACCAAATCCAAAGGGTTCTCCGATCAAATCCATGACGAAGATGTAGAAGTTTTGTTATTCGCTGACAAAGCAGATTGGATGTTCAAAGGATACAAGATCATTACTGCTAACTCACCCCAAGGAATTCAACTCACACATAAAGGATTATTCCAACATAGTATGATTCTTTTCCCCATTCTGAAAAACAAAGAATGGTTAGGTTCTCTTGTGGTTTCTGACAAAACATCGCGAACCAGATTTGATGAGATGGACATTCGGATTTTACGAACGCTCACAAACCAAGTTGGGGAGGCTTACACTGCTTTACAAGTGAAGATACAAAGTGAACGTTTGAAAAACATTGACCGCGATATGCAAGTCGCAGCGATGATCCAAAAACATTCCCTCCCAATCATTCCTAAACAATATTCCCTTTTAGAATTTGATACCTACTACCAAGCCTCACGTGAAATTGGTGGAGACTTCTATGATATGGTGGTCCATGGGAAAGATGAGGTTTCTGTGATCATTGCGGATGTGTCAGGGAAAGGGACACCTGCTGCCCTCTTTATGGAATTTTCCAAAACGGTTTTGCAACAAGAGGTTGCAAAAACCACTTCCACAAGTGAGGCTCTCTTTAACGCCAACCAAATCTTACAAGATAAATCTGGTTTTCTAATGTTTGTCACAGCAATGCTTGTGCGAATCAATATGACAAAAAAAGAATTAACTTATTCTTCTGCTGGCCATAATTTACAAATCATCTATCGCAAAAAACATCATAAAATCCAACACCTATCAGGAAAAGGTCAACCTATGGGGATTGGCAATTGTGAGTTCTCGGAACATACTGTGAGTTATTTGCCTGGTGATCTTTTGGTATTGTACACAGATGGTGTGACAGAAGCCATGAACACGAAAGAAGAACTTTTTTCAGAAGAAAGATTGGAATCCGTCATTTTATCTCATATCAACGATCCACCAGAAGTAATTCGGCAAGCCATTCTACAAAAAGTAAGTGAATTTGTGGGTGAAGCAGAGCCACACGATGACCTTTCCCTCTTTATTATTCGTCTAAACTAG
- a CDS encoding aminotransferase class V-fold PLP-dependent enzyme, with protein MLTQHSELPSFPSFDHWKGISQYFPVQNDSVWLNYCGTTPVSTYAIQMMNLYFQEYAKYGIFAPNFAEPTIKSSIRGFIAEILNCDPSEIGIVHNTSEGMNLYSHSIQIPKGKRILVLENEYPSNVYPWEHWKEKGVGLDFIPVGKTPDEFLLNLKTELEKGDVYILSLSPVHWCTGVVFDMEAVSKLCETHSTKLVIDGSQAVGHIPLDFSKLKVAFCAFAAWKWLLGPLGLGVVYLSKEESKGFKLIFKGQASVVNDSSYFPYRDEWKPAADQFEQSTINFNDWIYFYASLKMLSTLGFSRVRERIYEVAGMFKDALHDLGFTLESDAFPHIKSGIIAITGHKDPSKFQPEAIQAFLKQRKITTAVRLGRLRMAPHIAIEEEHVVRVKEALNDFLKQN; from the coding sequence ATGCTCACCCAACACTCAGAACTTCCATCGTTTCCTTCTTTTGATCATTGGAAAGGGATCTCCCAGTATTTCCCCGTACAGAATGATTCCGTTTGGTTAAATTATTGTGGAACTACACCAGTATCTACCTATGCCATCCAAATGATGAATCTTTACTTCCAGGAATATGCAAAGTATGGTATTTTCGCACCAAACTTCGCGGAACCCACAATCAAATCTTCCATCCGCGGATTCATAGCAGAAATTCTAAATTGTGATCCATCAGAGATAGGAATTGTACATAACACAAGTGAGGGGATGAACTTATATTCCCACAGCATCCAAATTCCAAAGGGAAAACGAATCCTTGTTTTGGAAAATGAATACCCAAGCAATGTCTATCCTTGGGAACATTGGAAAGAAAAAGGAGTGGGTTTGGATTTTATCCCCGTAGGAAAAACTCCGGATGAATTTTTATTGAACCTCAAAACCGAATTAGAAAAAGGGGATGTATATATCCTCAGCCTATCGCCTGTTCATTGGTGTACGGGAGTGGTTTTTGATATGGAAGCCGTATCCAAACTTTGTGAAACTCATTCCACCAAACTTGTGATTGATGGAAGCCAAGCAGTCGGTCATATCCCACTCGATTTTAGTAAACTAAAAGTGGCTTTTTGTGCTTTTGCTGCTTGGAAGTGGTTACTTGGCCCGCTAGGACTTGGTGTCGTGTATTTATCCAAAGAAGAATCCAAAGGGTTTAAACTGATTTTCAAAGGTCAGGCGAGTGTGGTAAATGATTCCAGTTATTTTCCGTATCGGGATGAATGGAAACCAGCCGCCGACCAATTTGAACAAAGTACCATCAATTTCAATGATTGGATTTATTTTTATGCATCCCTAAAGATGTTATCAACACTTGGGTTTTCAAGGGTTCGGGAACGAATTTATGAAGTAGCGGGGATGTTTAAGGATGCACTTCACGATCTGGGTTTTACTTTAGAATCGGATGCATTTCCTCATATAAAATCAGGGATTATAGCCATTACCGGTCATAAGGATCCGTCCAAGTTCCAACCGGAGGCCATCCAGGCATTTTTAAAACAAAGGAAAATCACAACAGCAGTTCGTCTGGGAAGGTTACGGATGGCTCCTCATATTGCCATTGAAGAAGAACATGTGGTCCGTGTGAAAGAAGCCCTAAACGACTTCTTAAAACAAAATTAG
- a CDS encoding bile acid:sodium symporter family protein: protein MLTQLSKLIVTAFPLVLLLISGIGFVSPDNIIWFKGPWITYSLGAIMLGMGLTLEAEDFIRILKQPKPILIGTVLQYTIMPILGYSLGYLFQLPQAFAVGLILVSCCPGGTASNVITFLSKADVPLSVTLTSVSTILGILMTPFLVAVLIGSRLEIDRLGLVFTTFQVILVPVGLGLFLKSLFPKLTKEVQDFFPVLSVLLIAMIVASIIASGKETILKSDFRIFFAVILLHLGGFGLGGIFSLYLTKNAKTAKTISIEVGMQNSGLGAVLARTHFLDPNTAIPSALSSLTHSLLGSLFATYFRREQKKPSIVD from the coding sequence ATGCTCACTCAATTATCGAAACTTATTGTCACTGCGTTTCCTCTTGTCCTTCTCCTAATTTCAGGGATTGGTTTTGTATCTCCCGACAATATCATTTGGTTCAAAGGCCCTTGGATCACTTATAGTTTAGGTGCTATTATGCTTGGGATGGGACTCACTCTGGAAGCAGAAGATTTTATTCGTATTTTAAAACAACCAAAACCAATTCTAATTGGAACAGTATTACAATATACGATTATGCCAATCCTTGGATATTCTCTCGGATATTTGTTCCAACTACCACAAGCATTTGCTGTAGGGCTAATCCTTGTCTCATGTTGTCCCGGAGGAACGGCATCCAATGTGATCACATTTTTGTCCAAAGCGGATGTGCCTTTAAGTGTTACTTTAACTTCTGTTTCTACAATCCTTGGAATTTTAATGACTCCCTTTCTTGTTGCGGTTCTTATTGGGAGTCGATTGGAGATTGATCGGTTGGGACTTGTATTTACAACCTTCCAAGTGATTTTAGTTCCCGTAGGTTTAGGATTATTCTTAAAATCCCTTTTCCCAAAACTTACCAAAGAGGTTCAGGATTTTTTCCCCGTACTTTCTGTACTCTTGATTGCGATGATTGTGGCTTCGATCATTGCTAGTGGGAAAGAGACCATTCTAAAATCAGACTTCCGTATCTTTTTTGCAGTGATTCTTTTGCATCTAGGTGGGTTTGGACTGGGTGGAATTTTTAGCTTGTATCTGACAAAGAATGCAAAAACTGCCAAAACCATTTCGATCGAAGTAGGGATGCAGAATTCGGGGCTTGGGGCCGTGCTCGCAAGGACTCATTTTCTCGATCCGAACACCGCCATTCCTAGTGCTTTATCGAGTTTGACCCATTCGCTTCTGGGGAGTTTGTTTGCTACCTATTTCAGAAGGGAACAGAAAAAACCCTCTATTGTCGATTGA
- a CDS encoding DUF4442 domain-containing protein: MRHREILLEYKVHPLWHFLEQTYGFEQAFRMFKPYEGANILPKLLDQNTMVVSMPLILSNTNYVGTHFGGSLYSMCDPFFMFLLMMNLGKDYMVWDKGAKIDFVKPGEGTVTATFHIPNSEFEDIKEFLKKEKKTIRTYETEVVGEDGKTVAKVTKDLYIRRLT; the protein is encoded by the coding sequence ATGAGACACAGAGAAATTCTTTTAGAATACAAAGTCCATCCTTTATGGCATTTTTTAGAGCAAACTTACGGGTTCGAACAAGCCTTTCGAATGTTTAAACCATATGAAGGTGCCAATATTTTGCCAAAACTTTTAGACCAAAATACCATGGTTGTGTCTATGCCCCTAATTCTTTCAAACACGAATTATGTGGGAACCCATTTTGGAGGATCGCTCTACTCTATGTGTGATCCTTTTTTTATGTTTTTATTAATGATGAATTTGGGAAAAGATTATATGGTGTGGGACAAAGGGGCAAAAATTGATTTTGTAAAACCCGGAGAAGGTACAGTCACTGCAACCTTCCATATCCCAAACAGTGAATTTGAAGATATAAAAGAATTCTTAAAAAAAGAGAAAAAAACAATTCGAACCTATGAAACAGAAGTGGTAGGTGAAGACGGAAAAACTGTAGCAAAGGTTACAAAAGATTTGTACATTCGTAGACTGACTTAA
- the rpmG gene encoding 50S ribosomal protein L33, producing the protein MREIIKLTCVPCAIPGRSNYFQTKNKKTKSEKLVTKKYCKFCKSHTDHKESKV; encoded by the coding sequence ATGAGAGAAATCATAAAACTAACCTGTGTCCCATGTGCGATACCTGGGCGGTCAAATTACTTCCAGACTAAAAACAAGAAGACAAAGTCGGAAAAACTCGTGACTAAAAAATATTGCAAATTTTGCAAATCTCATACAGATCACAAGGAATCCAAAGTCTAA
- the alr gene encoding alanine racemase yields the protein MLSSRIYLSRSAFSHNIALFRKLIGPKTKFTAIIKSNAYGHGLLATASIALDAGADYLGVNSLEEALSIRRVFTKATILIMGSIPDLKDRKESLADENFWVMVSRIEEIEILSKLSPTPKIHLKVDTGMSRLGIPTSDAEALAKEIFEKKLPLSGIATHFASTEDFTEHSYSMLQLSKFQDTIDTFAKHGFIDLICHCASSASAMLFSEARMDLVRVGISLYGLWPSLETKLSLSLMKKDVGMLKPALSWKTQIQHIQNLSQGTFIGYGSTYKTTHDTKLAVVPVGYYEGLDRKLSNHGYMLIRGERAKILGRICMNMTMLDITHIPDAKLGDDVVILGKSGNEMISADDHASWTGTINYEVVTRILGSFPRIIED from the coding sequence GTGCTCTCTTCTCGGATTTACCTCTCTCGGTCGGCGTTCAGTCACAATATCGCCCTCTTTCGCAAACTCATTGGCCCAAAAACCAAGTTTACTGCCATTATCAAGTCGAATGCCTATGGACATGGACTCCTTGCCACAGCCTCCATTGCCCTCGATGCCGGTGCTGACTATTTGGGAGTCAACTCCTTAGAAGAAGCCCTCTCCATTCGTCGTGTATTTACAAAAGCCACCATTCTCATTATGGGTAGCATTCCCGATCTAAAAGATAGAAAGGAATCTTTGGCAGACGAAAATTTTTGGGTGATGGTATCTCGCATTGAAGAAATTGAAATTTTATCAAAACTTTCCCCCACTCCCAAAATTCATTTAAAAGTGGATACAGGAATGTCTAGACTTGGAATTCCCACAAGCGACGCAGAAGCACTTGCAAAGGAAATTTTTGAAAAAAAACTCCCACTTTCGGGAATCGCCACTCACTTTGCCAGCACAGAAGATTTTACAGAACATAGTTACTCTATGTTACAACTCAGTAAGTTCCAAGATACAATCGACACATTCGCTAAACACGGGTTTATCGATCTTATTTGCCACTGTGCTTCCTCAGCATCGGCCATGTTATTTTCAGAAGCAAGGATGGATTTGGTCCGTGTGGGAATTTCTCTATACGGACTATGGCCCAGTTTAGAAACAAAACTTTCCTTATCTTTAATGAAAAAAGATGTGGGGATGTTAAAACCAGCACTCAGCTGGAAAACACAAATCCAACACATCCAAAACCTAAGCCAAGGTACATTTATTGGTTATGGGTCCACTTATAAAACCACACACGATACGAAATTGGCAGTTGTTCCCGTCGGATACTATGAGGGACTTGATCGAAAACTTTCGAATCATGGATATATGCTCATTCGCGGCGAACGGGCAAAAATATTGGGTCGGATTTGTATGAATATGACTATGCTTGATATCACTCACATTCCTGATGCAAAACTAGGAGATGATGTAGTCATCCTTGGAAAATCAGGAAACGAAATGATTTCAGCCGACGATCATGCATCCTGGACGGGAACCATTAACTATGAAGTGGTCACAAGAATTTTGGGATCTTTCCCTCGTATCATTGAAGACTAG
- a CDS encoding TraR/DksA family transcriptional regulator has product MPKPAAKSSSEKGVDKKFIEEVRELLQEKKESLLIKLNQWEDTSSPSGLKEMGDIADIASELNSEALTSVLTENEIETLREIELALEKIENGTYGICEGTKKKIPLARLKAIPWTRFTVEFAEQMAKSRNRAGGYRMDSLSAYPATGMDVDSLD; this is encoded by the coding sequence ATGCCGAAACCAGCTGCAAAATCTTCATCAGAGAAGGGAGTGGACAAAAAGTTCATTGAAGAGGTGCGTGAGCTCCTCCAAGAAAAAAAAGAGTCCCTCCTCATCAAACTCAACCAATGGGAAGACACCAGTTCTCCTTCCGGATTGAAGGAGATGGGGGACATTGCAGACATCGCATCCGAACTCAATTCAGAAGCATTAACTTCTGTTTTGACTGAAAACGAAATTGAAACTTTGCGTGAGATTGAACTTGCGTTAGAAAAAATTGAAAACGGAACCTATGGGATCTGCGAAGGAACAAAGAAAAAAATTCCTTTGGCAAGACTTAAGGCCATCCCGTGGACAAGATTTACAGTGGAATTTGCAGAACAAATGGCGAAGAGCCGTAACCGTGCTGGTGGATACCGTATGGATTCTTTATCTGCTTATCCTGCTACCGGAATGGATGTGGATTCTCTCGATTAG
- a CDS encoding alpha/beta fold hydrolase, which translates to MSERQIYNWKNHRLTYVKHKSLNPKAKETIVLIGGWCSAAGYWGLNIPFFRQFGDVIELDLVGHYPAEIFDQKKGLTLQDFLETQAQGIWASAGEKDITLVGHSTGGMAVLAIASLFPQRIKQVISIAPFVHGPVPGILKIGVVGLRANLGSFFDFGFKLGKSLPKALQIGFSYGVYDSSAFHAREDIKQFLKDYNPQFECLNPRQILMILEMLDRTDIRPIVFGNQVPTLIMRGEEDPIIPGKDVVELERTTPHVKAVLFSECGHFVHMEKKQAAEKVMKDFILMKKVSSTKKSFF; encoded by the coding sequence ATGTCAGAAAGACAAATTTATAATTGGAAAAATCATAGACTAACTTACGTTAAGCATAAATCACTCAATCCAAAGGCAAAGGAAACAATTGTTCTGATTGGCGGCTGGTGTTCTGCGGCAGGATATTGGGGCCTAAACATTCCTTTTTTTCGTCAGTTTGGAGATGTCATCGAACTCGACTTAGTCGGTCATTATCCGGCAGAAATTTTTGATCAGAAAAAAGGACTCACTCTCCAAGATTTTTTAGAAACACAAGCACAAGGAATTTGGGCTTCCGCAGGTGAAAAAGACATTACTTTAGTTGGTCATTCAACTGGTGGGATGGCTGTTCTTGCCATTGCTTCTTTATTTCCACAAAGGATCAAACAAGTGATTTCTATCGCACCTTTTGTGCATGGACCCGTTCCTGGAATTTTGAAAATTGGGGTGGTGGGACTTCGGGCCAACTTAGGAAGTTTTTTTGACTTTGGTTTTAAGTTGGGTAAATCTCTTCCCAAAGCCTTACAAATTGGATTTTCTTATGGGGTTTATGATTCTTCTGCTTTCCATGCAAGAGAAGATATCAAACAATTTCTTAAAGACTATAACCCACAATTTGAATGTTTGAATCCAAGACAGATTTTAATGATCTTAGAAATGTTAGATAGAACGGACATTCGACCCATAGTCTTTGGGAACCAAGTCCCCACCCTCATCATGCGAGGAGAAGAGGATCCAATCATTCCAGGAAAAGATGTAGTGGAACTCGAAAGAACCACTCCTCATGTAAAAGCGGTATTATTTTCTGAATGCGGACATTTTGTACACATGGAAAAAAAACAAGCAGCTGAAAAGGTGATGAAAGATTTTATTCTTATGAAAAAGGTATCTTCCACAAAGAAGTCTTTTTTTTAA